One Streptomyces sp. ML-6 genomic region harbors:
- a CDS encoding LD-carboxypeptidase, with protein MSHRCIDVEAITADPKQILGHSDILLLHLVRHARTGLVGFHTDLATPGLGGHWQSAPATRRAVLEGLYSGLLTGDCRRTQQCVQPGEYE; from the coding sequence TTGTCGCATCGCTGTATCGACGTCGAAGCGATCACCGCCGACCCCAAGCAGATCCTCGGCCACAGCGACATCTTGCTGCTGCATCTGGTGCGCCACGCCCGCACGGGCCTGGTCGGTTTCCATACCGACTTGGCCACCCCCGGACTCGGCGGGCACTGGCAGTCCGCGCCCGCAACTCGCCGAGCGGTGCTCGAGGGGCTCTACTCGGGGCTGTTGACCGGGGACTGTCGGCGTACGCAGCAATGTGTTCAGCCGGGCGAGTACGAGTGA